One Candidatus Dormiibacterota bacterium genomic window carries:
- a CDS encoding prepilin-type N-terminal cleavage/methylation domain-containing protein produces the protein MFIATLNDARRRSHRHQGGFTLVELLVVIAILGILAAIVLFNISGVNANAACNGMKTDGATIQGAADLYWNTYGVYPVGNAAPAALPGAADVATPAANATVNEAELLMGSLLHSSTANWNAAVPPAGTELFTYKASPPRGSVHGTIQGNAACIFN, from the coding sequence ATGTTCATCGCCACGCTGAACGATGCGCGTCGGCGCTCGCACCGCCACCAGGGAGGCTTCACGCTCGTGGAGCTGCTGGTGGTGATCGCCATCCTCGGCATCCTTGCCGCGATCGTCCTCTTCAACATCTCAGGCGTCAACGCCAACGCGGCCTGCAACGGCATGAAGACGGATGGCGCGACCATTCAGGGCGCGGCCGACCTCTACTGGAACACCTACGGCGTCTACCCGGTCGGCAACGCGGCGCCGGCCGCTCTTCCCGGCGCGGCGGACGTCGCAACGCCGGCCGCCAACGCGACCGTGAACGAGGCCGAGCTGCTGATGGGCAGCCTGCTGCACAGCTCGACCGCCAACTGGAATGCCGCTGTCCCGCCCGCGGGCACCGAGCTGTTCACCTACAAGGCATCGCCGCCCAGGGGCAGCGTCCACGGCACAATCCAGGGCAACGCCGCCTGCATTTTTAACTAG
- a CDS encoding prepilin-type N-terminal cleavage/methylation domain-containing protein, producing the protein MLLARVNNARRRSHRHQGGFTLVELLVVIAILGILAAIVLFNISGVNANAACNGMKTDGATIQGAADLYWNTYGVYPVGNAAPAALPGAADAATPGANTTVNQAELLMASLLHSSTANWNAAAPAAGTELFTYKASPPQGTVHGAIQGNAACIFN; encoded by the coding sequence ATGCTTCTCGCGAGAGTGAATAATGCGCGCCGGCGCTCGCACCGCCACCAGGGAGGCTTCACGCTCGTGGAGCTGCTCGTGGTCATCGCCATCCTCGGCATCCTCGCCGCGATCGTCCTCTTCAACATCTCCGGCGTCAACGCCAACGCGGCCTGCAACGGCATGAAGACCGACGGCGCGACCATTCAGGGCGCGGCCGACCTCTACTGGAACACCTACGGCGTCTACCCGGTCGGCAACGCGGCGCCAGCCGCTCTTCCCGGCGCGGCAGACGCGGCTACCCCGGGCGCCAACACGACCGTGAACCAGGCCGAGCTGCTGATGGCCAGTCTGCTGCACAGCTCGACCGCCAACTGGAACGCGGCGGCTCCGGCGGCCGGCACCGAGCTCTTCACCTACAAGGCATCACCGCCCCAGGGCACCGTCCATGGCGCGATCCAGGGCAACGCTGCCTGCATCTTCAACTAA
- the pilM gene encoding pilus assembly protein PilM, which produces MSTLLTLEIGWRELRMLEADGSRVIRHAEVTLPEGALEDGMPTALLTTAIRSAVEANSFHAKRTRVAIGDQGIAIRDFRLPALPTSELAGAVLFEGRQLVPMDPRDVYYAWHADRAPEGYRIYLVAARRDMIDGTTRALSAAGLQPERIDLKPLALARGVAATDGLLLDWSQSEATLVLMVAGRPRFFRSFTLDAAADDVAGQLDELTFSLNALVKFVRSAEPDVSIGRETSLYLSGRFAFVDGGMEQARSRFAFAVTEPTPRFRAPADFPWQAHLAGLGLLQPVHWHDRLTPSQGGDVRVAA; this is translated from the coding sequence GTGAGCACGCTGCTGACCCTGGAGATCGGATGGCGCGAGCTCAGAATGCTCGAGGCTGACGGTAGCCGTGTGATCCGGCATGCCGAGGTCACGCTGCCGGAGGGAGCGCTCGAGGACGGGATGCCGACCGCCCTGCTGACGACGGCCATACGGAGCGCCGTCGAGGCGAACTCGTTTCACGCGAAGAGAACCCGCGTCGCCATCGGCGACCAGGGCATCGCGATTCGCGACTTCCGTCTCCCGGCGCTCCCCACGAGCGAGCTGGCCGGTGCCGTCCTCTTCGAGGGCCGGCAACTGGTGCCGATGGACCCGCGCGACGTCTATTACGCCTGGCACGCGGATCGTGCCCCGGAAGGCTATCGCATCTACCTGGTCGCCGCGCGGCGCGACATGATCGACGGCACCACCCGGGCGCTCTCCGCCGCCGGCCTCCAGCCGGAGCGAATCGACCTCAAGCCGCTGGCGCTGGCGCGCGGCGTGGCGGCTACCGATGGCTTGCTGCTGGACTGGTCACAGAGCGAAGCCACGCTCGTCCTCATGGTCGCCGGACGCCCGCGCTTCTTCCGCAGTTTCACACTGGACGCCGCCGCCGACGACGTCGCCGGCCAGCTCGACGAGCTGACGTTCTCATTGAATGCGCTGGTGAAGTTCGTCCGCAGCGCCGAGCCGGATGTCTCGATCGGGCGCGAGACGTCCCTCTACTTGAGTGGGCGGTTCGCCTTCGTCGACGGTGGCATGGAGCAGGCGCGGAGCCGCTTTGCGTTCGCCGTCACGGAACCAACCCCGCGATTTCGCGCCCCGGCCGATTTCCCCTGGCAGGCGCACCTGGCCGGCCTTGGGTTGCTCCAGCCGGTCCACTGGCACGACCGCCTCACACCGTCGCAGGGAGGTGACGTCCGTGTCGCGGCCTGA
- a CDS encoding prepilin-type N-terminal cleavage/methylation domain-containing protein, giving the protein MSRRGKPQAGFSLVEMMLGLLLTTLVSLALAGASVVGYRAFTTETRQIAAGKAVSGATLTLVRDLSSATTFTTGTITRNTGTLQVTYGVPPATVVVYRIDAANNLTRTIGGSTSVAARGMQSVTIARAVNPVCAITVTMRPSAVGAAAVTLRVSQRVGTRGCF; this is encoded by the coding sequence ATGAGCCGCCGCGGCAAGCCCCAAGCCGGCTTCAGCCTGGTGGAGATGATGCTCGGCCTGCTCCTCACGACCCTGGTGTCCCTGGCGCTGGCAGGCGCCTCGGTGGTCGGGTACCGGGCCTTCACCACCGAGACGCGTCAGATCGCGGCCGGCAAGGCGGTGAGCGGCGCTACGCTCACGCTGGTGCGCGACCTGAGCAGTGCCACGACCTTTACGACCGGGACGATCACACGAAATACTGGAACCCTGCAGGTGACCTATGGAGTCCCACCGGCCACCGTCGTGGTCTACCGCATCGACGCGGCGAACAACTTGACGCGCACCATCGGGGGTTCGACCTCGGTGGCTGCGCGTGGCATGCAGTCCGTCACCATCGCACGCGCGGTGAATCCTGTCTGCGCGATCACCGTCACGATGCGGCCGTCCGCGGTCGGCGCCGCTGCGGTCACCCTCCGCGTCAGCCAGCGTGTCGGCACGCGGGGATGCTTCTGA
- a CDS encoding prepilin-type N-terminal cleavage/methylation domain-containing protein — protein MSRRSGGFSMVETMVAIALLGVIIVAILGAFSSVSLATRRYGVTTNLDRLTRSEAEFIKSQAYAAKPRRYANVAAPGYAFAVQILYYNPANQTFTAANNDVGLQEVVLTVTAAARGTETLSFFKVRP, from the coding sequence GTGAGCCGCCGCTCGGGCGGCTTCAGCATGGTCGAGACCATGGTGGCGATCGCCCTGTTGGGCGTGATCATCGTCGCGATCCTTGGTGCGTTCTCGTCGGTGAGCCTGGCGACCCGACGCTACGGGGTCACGACCAACCTGGACCGTCTTACACGTTCCGAAGCCGAGTTCATCAAGAGCCAGGCCTACGCCGCGAAGCCGCGCCGATACGCCAACGTGGCCGCGCCCGGCTACGCGTTCGCAGTCCAGATCCTTTATTACAATCCCGCCAACCAAACGTTCACCGCCGCGAACAACGACGTCGGGCTACAGGAGGTCGTCCTGACAGTGACCGCGGCCGCGCGCGGGACAGAAACACTCAGCTTTTTCAAGGTGCGGCCATGA
- a CDS encoding type II secretion system F family protein, whose translation MPSFAYRAYNESGKRQDGTIDASGTSAAEQALWSQGLKVVRIAPARPRRMLPDYFPSLYQISKADIILFTRQLATFVSAGVPMSRGLSTIAQETASPLFRRVILSVLDDLERGQNLSEALAKHPRVFSTLYVDLVRVAELTGNLDATLRDLAGYLRRDLNTFRRVRAAMIYPAVIMVVATGVVIILVFFALPAFVKIFAEFRVELPLSTRILIGFVNFTQHWGLAIGGAVAAVAVAIAVALRTERGAMAKDALLLKLPVLGPIVLSAILNRFARMLSMVLKAGVPLGQTFDAVIAGTGNRVFQKKLATMKDQMTGGDGFAGPLTRTRLFPPMMTQMVRVGEETGTLDAYLEQAADFYEEELEYRIRAMTSLIEPIMTVGVGLVVGFIAVSLISAMYGLIGALK comes from the coding sequence ATGCCTAGCTTCGCGTACCGCGCGTACAACGAATCTGGAAAGCGCCAGGACGGCACGATCGACGCCTCGGGCACGTCTGCCGCCGAGCAGGCCCTCTGGTCGCAGGGCCTCAAGGTCGTGCGCATTGCGCCGGCACGGCCGAGAAGGATGCTGCCGGACTATTTTCCATCCCTGTATCAGATCTCGAAGGCCGACATCATTCTCTTCACGCGACAGCTCGCGACCTTTGTCAGCGCTGGCGTCCCCATGAGCCGCGGCCTTAGTACCATCGCCCAGGAGACGGCCTCGCCACTCTTCCGGCGCGTCATCCTGTCCGTGCTGGACGACCTCGAGCGAGGACAGAACCTTTCCGAGGCGCTGGCGAAGCACCCAAGGGTCTTTTCGACCCTCTATGTCGACCTGGTGCGCGTTGCGGAGCTGACGGGAAACCTTGACGCGACGCTCAGGGACCTGGCGGGCTACCTGCGGCGAGACCTCAACACCTTCCGCCGCGTGCGTGCCGCGATGATCTACCCGGCGGTCATCATGGTGGTAGCCACGGGCGTCGTCATCATCCTCGTCTTCTTTGCGTTGCCGGCGTTCGTCAAGATCTTCGCCGAGTTTCGCGTCGAGCTGCCCCTGTCGACGCGGATCCTGATCGGCTTCGTCAACTTCACGCAGCATTGGGGCCTCGCCATCGGCGGTGCCGTCGCAGCGGTGGCTGTCGCGATCGCCGTCGCCTTGCGCACCGAGCGGGGCGCCATGGCGAAGGACGCGCTGCTCCTCAAGCTTCCGGTCCTTGGGCCCATCGTCCTCTCGGCCATCCTCAACCGCTTCGCGCGCATGCTGTCGATGGTCCTCAAGGCGGGCGTGCCTCTCGGACAGACCTTCGACGCGGTCATCGCCGGCACCGGAAACCGCGTCTTCCAGAAGAAGCTGGCAACCATGAAGGACCAGATGACGGGCGGCGACGGGTTCGCCGGACCCCTGACTCGAACCCGCCTCTTCCCGCCGATGATGACTCAGATGGTCCGCGTCGGCGAAGAGACGGGCACGCTGGACGCCTACCTCGAGCAGGCCGCCGACTTCTATGAGGAAGAACTGGAGTACCGGATCCGCGCCATGACGTCACTGATCGAGCCAATCATGACAGTGGGCGTTGGGCTCGTCGTCGGATTCATCGCCGTGTCGCTGATCTCGGCGATGTATGGGCTCATCGGAGCATTGAAGTGA
- a CDS encoding GspE/PulE family protein has protein sequence MSDVERQPEGRFGARPEKRLGELLLEHGLLTAEQLESALAAQRVQRLPLGQVLLAQGLVDEKALAGVLSLHFNVPQIDFTRARIDKDALSLIPEAYAREHTILPIRLEKDVLDVATVDPGDLALFAELKVLTRKRIKPMLGVRSEIERAITQSYKLRTGVDRNVRSFQESLQPGQPIRRLADVKQDAPVVQIVDLIIAQAADERASDIHIEPQQDHLRVRFRVDGVLHDATKLPATLAAPISSRIKLLANLDIVDRRHSQDGQIQTTVDGRPLDIRVGTIETIWGEKVVLRLLERSRSILRLDALGFSPTSLKAFQELIQSPYGMVLVTGPTGSGKTTTLYAAVSELDRMEQNIMTIEDPVEYTFENINQIQINRLAGITFATGLRSILRQDPDAILVGEIRDKETAEISVQSALTGHLVLSSLHATDAVGAIYRFLEMGIEPFMVTSAVIGVEAQRLVRRICDQCRTTYKPPLAEFEFYSAMGGRGATFHRGTGCSHCSHTGFHDRIAIFEVLPVTDAIKRLMIRDSHPDALRRQAVEDGMKTLRESGVEKIDQGLTTIGEVMRSVQVSEQFDA, from the coding sequence GTGAGCGACGTCGAGCGCCAGCCGGAAGGCCGCTTCGGCGCCCGCCCGGAGAAACGCCTGGGCGAGCTGCTGCTCGAGCATGGCCTGCTGACAGCCGAGCAACTGGAGAGCGCGCTCGCCGCCCAGCGAGTCCAGCGCCTTCCGCTGGGACAGGTGCTGCTCGCCCAGGGTCTCGTCGATGAGAAGGCCCTCGCCGGCGTGCTGAGCTTGCACTTCAACGTGCCCCAGATCGACTTCACCCGCGCGCGCATCGACAAAGACGCGCTCTCACTAATCCCCGAGGCCTACGCGCGCGAGCACACCATCCTTCCCATTCGCCTCGAGAAAGACGTGCTCGACGTTGCCACAGTCGACCCGGGCGACCTGGCGCTCTTCGCGGAGCTCAAGGTGCTCACGCGCAAGCGCATCAAACCGATGCTAGGCGTTCGCTCGGAGATCGAGCGGGCGATCACTCAGTCCTACAAGCTGCGCACCGGCGTTGACCGCAACGTCCGCTCCTTTCAAGAGTCACTGCAGCCCGGCCAGCCCATTCGCCGGCTGGCCGACGTCAAGCAGGATGCCCCGGTCGTCCAGATCGTGGATTTGATCATCGCCCAGGCCGCCGATGAGCGCGCCTCCGATATCCACATCGAGCCGCAGCAGGACCATCTGCGGGTCCGCTTTCGGGTCGACGGCGTGCTGCACGACGCGACCAAGCTCCCCGCCACCCTCGCGGCGCCGATTTCATCGCGCATCAAGTTGCTGGCGAACCTTGATATCGTCGACCGCCGGCACAGTCAGGACGGCCAGATCCAAACGACGGTGGACGGCCGGCCGCTCGATATCCGCGTCGGCACCATAGAAACGATCTGGGGCGAGAAGGTGGTGCTTCGCCTGCTCGAGCGATCCCGTTCCATCCTTCGACTCGACGCGCTCGGTTTTTCGCCGACCTCGCTGAAGGCGTTCCAGGAGTTGATCCAGTCGCCCTACGGCATGGTCCTCGTCACCGGGCCGACCGGGAGCGGCAAGACGACCACCCTCTATGCCGCCGTCAGCGAGCTTGACCGGATGGAGCAAAACATCATGACGATCGAAGATCCGGTTGAGTACACGTTCGAGAACATCAACCAGATCCAGATCAATCGCCTGGCGGGCATCACCTTTGCAACCGGGCTGCGCTCCATCCTCCGTCAGGACCCGGACGCCATCCTGGTCGGAGAGATCCGCGATAAGGAGACAGCCGAGATTTCCGTACAATCGGCACTGACGGGTCACCTGGTTCTCTCGTCGCTGCACGCCACCGATGCCGTCGGCGCGATTTACCGCTTCCTCGAGATGGGCATCGAGCCGTTCATGGTCACCTCGGCGGTGATCGGGGTGGAGGCGCAACGACTGGTGCGCCGCATTTGCGACCAGTGCCGCACGACGTACAAGCCGCCACTCGCGGAGTTCGAGTTCTACAGCGCCATGGGCGGCCGGGGCGCGACCTTCCACCGTGGCACCGGCTGCTCGCATTGCTCGCACACGGGCTTTCACGACCGGATTGCCATCTTCGAAGTGCTGCCCGTCACCGACGCGATCAAGCGCCTGATGATCCGCGACTCCCATCCTGACGCGCTGCGGCGACAGGCGGTCGAGGATGGGATGAAGACGCTTCGAGAGTCCGGCGTGGAAAAGATCGACCAGGGGTTGACCACCATCGGAGAGGTAATGCGCTCGGTCCAGGTGAGCGAGCAGTTCGATGCCTAG
- a CDS encoding helix-turn-helix domain-containing protein yields MKPALSTSAAARWLGISKSTLIRAVNRGDIQPAFRTPGRHLRFTLEDLQAIQRRLQGSPRDVT; encoded by the coding sequence ATGAAGCCGGCGCTGTCGACGAGCGCGGCGGCTCGCTGGCTGGGGATCAGTAAGTCAACGCTGATCCGCGCCGTGAATCGCGGCGACATCCAGCCGGCATTTCGCACTCCAGGCCGACACCTGCGGTTCACCCTCGAGGATCTTCAGGCGATCCAGCGGCGGCTGCAGGGCTCACCACGGGACGTGACGTGA